The Rhizobium grahamii DNA window ATCCCAAGCGGCCCATACCGCCGAGATCGATCCCTTTTCGGGATGGGCTGTCAGGATCGCTTCCATCTTGGCGCGCGAGTCGGCAATGCCGCCGTCAGAGACATCAGGCGTGACACGCTCGACGACCTTGATGTCAGGATTGTTCTTGAAGATCGCGTCCGCAATCACGCCGCGTGCCTGGACTGGCGGAAAGGCGTCGAAAACGAACATCACGACGTTGCCCTTGCCGTTGATACGGTTGGCCGTATAGGCGGCGGTATCGGCGGCCATCGCGTAACCGTTCGAGGTTACGTTTGTCACGAGCAGCGGGCTCGCTCCGGCGTCCATGCCGAAGACCGGTATTCCGTCAGACTTGGCGGTCTCGAGGCCGGCGGCAACCTGCGCCGGATCGACGTTGATGACGATCGCGTCAACCTTCTGCGTGCTGACATCCTCGATGCGGCTGATCGCTGCGGCGACGTCGCCTTTCGTATCGATGACGTTCACGTCCCAGCCGTTGGTCTTGGCTTCCTCCTGGAAGGCCTCGACGTAGAATTGCGTGCCTGGTTGGGAGAGGTAAGGCGTGATTACGGCGATCTTGCCGGCTGCATTGGCGGCATTAGCCATCAAGAGTGCAGCAATAGCTCCCGCCACCGCGCCGATTTTCGAAATGGAAGTCATCTAGGTCCCCGCCCATATCTTTTGATTTCTTTAATAGGTGCGGGACGTTAGCCGAGCTCGATGTTCATTTCAATAGAGTGACACAGTCGGGTTGTCGCAGATTGTCATCGACATCTAGCGCAGCTAAGGATGGGCCCTCTCAGAGGGTGTGGACGGAGACAGTTGTGAGCGGGCCAATGCTGATCGGTATCGACGTGGGAACGACGGCGGTCAAAGCGGCGCGCTTTGACATGCACGGCAATGTCGAACGCAGCTATGCCAGGCACTACCCGACGAGGCGTGAGGCGCCAAGCATCGTTGAACAGGATCCCGGTGACTGGATGGTGCACGTTCAGGCGGCGCTGCGGGAACTGAGCGACGGACTTACGCCCGGACAGGTGCAGGCGGTCGGCCTATGTTCCCATGTCAACAGCCACGTGTTCGTGGCTGCCGACGGCGAGGTCCTCATGCCTGCGATCATCTGGCAGGATGGTCGCTGTGCCGAGGTGGCAGCCGAACTCGACGCACAGGTGACCGAGCAGGACAAGATCAGGTGGTGGGGAGCGCCGTTGCCTGTTGACGCCAGCCATGTTCTTTCGCGGATGGAATGGGTGAAACGCCACCGTCCCGACGTCTGGCAAAAAACTCGCTGGGTGATGTCGCCGAAGGATTATTGCATCCTGCAACTGACCGGAGAAGCCGTTGCCGACCCGATGACGTCCTTCGGCGTCGTTGATCAGGACCTGCGATACATCGATAGCCTGATTAGCCTCGTCGACGGAGCAGCCGAACGTCTCGCGCCGATCCATCCGTTCACGTCGGTCGCCGGACGTATCAAACCGGGAATGCCTGCATCGGGTACCCCGCTGGCCGTCGCGACCATGGATGCGTGGTCCGGACTGTTTGGATGCGGCGCGATCCGGGAGGGAGACGGTTTCTATCTCAGCGGGACGAGCGAGGTCCTCGGCATCATTTCAGAAGAAAGGAACCCCGAACCGGGCGTTATTGCCTTTCCGCCTTGCGAAGCCATAACGCTCCATGCCGCGCCGACCCAGGCGGGCGGCGCATCGATGGCCTGGCTCTCGACCTTGCTCGGACGATCGCCAACCGAACTCTCGGCGCTCGCGGCGCAGGTGAACCGGCAGCAGCTGACGCCAGTGTTTCTTCCACACCTGCAGGGCGAGCGAGCGCCCGTATGGAATATTCACGCACGCGCGTCCTTCTCCGGCATAGATGCGGCCATGGGACCGGCCGAGTTCACCGTTTCGATGATGGAGGGGTAGCGTTTTCGGTGCGAATGGCGTTGGATAGCCTGCAGCGGTCGGCTGGTATCGCGCCTCAGGTTCTGAGTGCTGCGGGCGGTGGCATGGGATCAGATATCTGGTGCCAGATCCGGGCCGATGTTCTCGGGAAACCCCTGCATCGGCGGAGGAATCTCGATGCCGGTGTCCTTGGAGCCGCTGTCCTGGCCGGCGCAGGTGCTGCGGTGTTTCCTTCGGTGGCCGACGCCGCCGCACAACTTGTTGTGACCGAACGCGTGTTCGAGCCAAACCCGTCGCTCTGCGAACGTTATGCCTATGGCTACGAAAAGTATCGGGAACTCTATCGTCAGCTTGAGGCGTTCAACCGCGATCTGGTTTTGCGCTCGCAGTAACAAACGCCGATCAGCAACGGTCAGTTCGCCGGTGCGGAAGATGCGCGACGGTTCAAGAGCGCGGCACGGATCAGTTCCGCCTTGCTTGGCGCAGCAATGACCACAGGTGCTTCTGTTGGCTCCGGAGCTTCCTTGCCCTCCCGTTTCAGGAGCGTCAGGAAACTCTCCTGCGCGGCGAGGCGATCCTGGTCCGAAATCTCACCGACAGGCCGTCCATCAAGATCGTGGCGCATAGCATCGGGCTGGGCGCTGGCAAGATAATAGCGTTTGGAATGCAGGTAGCTGCCCATCGCCTTCCGCAAGACTGTCGTGCCGATGCCCGGCTTCAGCAATGGCCGTATCTCGTGCCAGATGCCGACAGCAAGCGGACGAACCGGATCTCCCGGTTCCTTGGGCAGGATTTCAAGCGGACTGACGAGCAATGCATTGATCGCACCTGCACGTCGGACATCGATGTCGCTGGCCGGGATCGGCCCACGGCTGTTTGTCCAGAGTTTTGCCATTACAATCTCCTTGGGAGGGATCTCTTTATCGTCGTTCTATGAAGCGATTTTGACGACATCGTGTGCTGTTCCAATGGCTGCGAGAGCAGAGCGCTATAAGGCGAAGATCAAAACATGGGGATGACAGGCAGGCGTTGCCACAATCAATCTACCGATCATGTATGCTGTGGTCATCGCAGACCAGCAAGAGACTCGCATGGCAGGCATGAGTTCGGCGCCGCAGCTCGATATGTTCGAAGCCGCGAATGAGGTATCCCTGAAGGTCAATCGGGCCGCTCGAGGTCGCCATGAGCGAGCCGGAAGCTTGAGCGAGGACGAGATGGTTCGTCACCTCGAGAAGACTGGTCAGTTTCGCATCCTCAGAAAGCTCGTCCCGCGTACCGTCGCGCCGGTCAGAAGACCGGAGTTTCCACGGGTTGGCGTTATCGTCGATACGGAGACGACCGGCCTCAACCATCGACAGGATCAGGTCATCGAGATCGGTGCCGTCAGCTTCACCTATGACGATGCCGGCCAAATCGGTGATGTCATCGGCCTTTACGGTGGGCTGCAGCAGCCGGACGGTTCTATTCCTCCTGAGATAACCCGCCTGACCGGGATTACCGATTCGATGGTCGAGGGGCAGGCGATCGATCTCGACCTTCTAGATCAGCTCATTGCTCCAGCCGATCTCGTCATCGCGCACAACGCGCGCTTTGATCGCCCATTCTGTGAAGCGCTTTCCCCCGTCTTCAAAGACAAGCCCTGGGCATGCTCGGTATCGGAGATCGATTGGGGCGCACGAAGCTTCGAAGGCACGAAGCTTGGCTATCTGATCGGGCAGGCAGGCTACTTCCATGATGGGCATCGTGCCGTCGATGACTGTTTTGCCTTGCTCGCCGTTCTCGATACACGGGATGGCGAAGAGGAGCTTCCCTTTGCCGAGCTTTACCAGACCAGTCAGCGATCACGGGCACGGGTTTTTGCCGAACACAGCCCCTTCGAGATGAAGGATAACCTCAAGGCGAGAGGTTACCGCTGGTCGGACGGCAGTGATGGCCGCCCGAAGTCATGGTGGATCGAGGTAGACGAGGAAAACCTCGCCGACGAGCTCGATTATCTGAGGTCGGAGATCTACCGATGGCGCGAGGCAGATCCGCCGGTAAAGCGCCTCACCGCCTTCGACCGCTTTCGGGCATAAAACCGTCCGTCAGTTGCCGTTGGCGGACCGGATGAGCGTGATTTCTCGGGCTTCAGCGATCGCGCGGATATCCAGATAGTTCTCCACCTGAGGCTTGCTGGCCGTCAGGGGAATATGTCTCGTTTCAGTTATGGCAAGAACGGCGCATCCCGCAGCCTCTCCGGCCGAGATGCCGACATCAGCGTCCTCGAATACCAGGCAACGCGCCGGGTTTACTGACAGCAACTTCGTTGCTGCGAGATAGCAGTCCGGTGCGGGCTTCCCGACTGAAATGTCTTCCGCCGAAATCATCAGGTGCGGGCTCGGCAGGCCAGCCGCCGCAATCCGTCGAAGCGCCAGCGCTTTGGGAGCGGAGGTTACGACCGCCCAACGCTCAGCAGGAAGCTGCGAAAGAAACTCCCGCGCGCCCGGAATGGGAATGACGCCATCCACGTCGTCGATCTCCATGGCCGTTATCGCCGCCCCTTCGGCATCCGGATCGACGCCCGGGAGATTGAGGTCCCGGACCGTGTCGTTTGCTCTGCGGCCATGATAGTTCGGCGTCGGGATGCCGAGCTTACGTGCCCAGTTGCCCCAGACGCGCTCCGATGGAGCGGCCGAATTCAGGATGGTGCCGTCCATATCGAACAGAAACGCTTCGAACGACGTCGCAAAAAGCCCGTCCATTTGTCCTCGCATGATTTGGTTTGCGCTTCGTTTGGCATTGTCCTGCGGCTTATGCAACCGCACTGCCTGAAGCGATGGAAGCGTCTGCCGCCCCCGGGGAAATTAAGTTGATCACGGTCACGCACTCACGAACAGAGGCGCAATCTGGATGACCTTGTTTGCCGAGCGACCGGTGTCGATGATCTCGAAGACTGCATCGAGCATGCCTTGCACATCCTGCCGCACCATCTCGATGTCGCCGCCGAGCAGCGCCGCGAAAGGATCCCAGTCGAAGCAGCCGATGACGGGCGTGCGATTGTCGTAGTGATGGGACGTCTTGATCCAGCGCATGACGCCTTCCAGCGAGATGGTGGAATTGACGAACATTCCGCGTGGCAGCTCTCCCTCCGAGGCGGCGAGGGCGGCGAGTGAACTCTCGGCTTTTTCAGGGGCATAGCCGCAGGCGAGGATGTGGCGCTCGTCGACCGCGATTCCGAGATCTTCGTGAGCTGCGCGAAATCCGCGTACACGCTCCAGCGTGTTGTGATCGCTCCCGCGACCACCGACGAAAAGCAGTGGCGAGGTTGAACCAAACTTGCGCTGGTAGCTCAACAGCACGCGCCGCGTCAGTTCGCGGGCGCCACCAAAATTATCGGATATGACGGAAACGGCCTTGGCGCCCGGCAGGTCGAGATTGAGGCTGTGTGCGCCCGCAGCGTTGCAGATGTCGGTGATGCGATCGGGATCGGTGGCGCCGGTCGAGATCAGCCATTCCACCTGATAGGAGAGCATGGTTCTCGCTGCCTCGACTTCCAGTTCCGGATCGCGGCGTGTGCAGGTAATGATTGGAAATAGGCCGCGCGAACGTGCCATGTTCTCGAACGTCTCGACGATCGAGCCAAAATAGCGGTTGTCGTACTTCGGCACGATCATCCCGATGATCTTCGATCTGTCGCGCCGCAGCAGGCTGGCCTGCATGTTCAGCGCATAGCCCTGTTCTTCCGCAATTTTCGTGATCTTGTCGGCCAACTGGACGCTGATACGGCGCTTCTTCCAGTTGCCGTTCAGAACTGCGCTGACGGCGCTGGCGGATGTGCCGGCCAACTCCGCCAGATCGTAGATCGTCGTCTTTTTGGTCTGCCTGTCCTGATTCACGAATTTCTCCTTATTGCGCCAGCTTGACATCAATCGAGAGAAGTGACAATTGTTGCTTCATCGATTGAGCAATGTTGCGCAATCGATGAAGTTGGTTGACCGTGGAGGGTCGACCGGGGAGGCATCCAGGTGCAGGCCGCGAATCGACCATGCTGCTTACTAGGCATCGGAAGAGGTCTGTGTGCGTATCGTCTACGAAAGACGAGCGCGGACTTGGGCATAAACCGGAGAGCATCTCTCAGCACGGGTTTGCGCTCACTAAGGAGGAGACAATGAAAATTCATTCCATGCTTTTGCTCTCGGCTGCCGCAGCGGCCGTGTTTGCCGGATCGGCCCTTGCCGACGACGCAGCAACGGTCGCGTTCCTGATGCCTGACCAGGCCTCGACGCGCTACGAACAGCACGATTATCCGGGCTTCAAGGCCGAGATGGCGAAGCTGTGCGCCGGCTGCACCGTGATCTATCAGAACGCCAATGCCGATGCCGCCCTTCAGCAGCAGCAGTTCAACTCGGTCATCGCGCAGGGCGCCAAGGTAATCGTGCTCGATCCGGTCGACTCTGCTGCCGCCGCTGGTCTGGTAGAGATTGCCCATTCGCAGGACGTGAAGGTCATCGCCTATGACCGCCCAATCCCTGACAAGGCGGCTGATTACTACGTCTCCTTCGACAACGAGGGTATCGGCTATGCCATTGCCAAGTCGCTCGTCGACCACCTGAAGGCGAACGGCGTTGCCGAAGGTGCCGGCGTTCTCGAGGTCAATGGTTCGCCGACCGATGCCGCCGCTGGGCTGATCCGCGACGGAATCCATCGTGGGCTGAAGGATTCGGGCTACAAGACGCTTGCCGAATTCGACACGCCGGAATGGGCGCCGCCGAAAGCACAGGAATGGGCTGCCGGCCAGATCACGCGATTTGGCGCCGATATCAAGGGCGTCGTTGCGGCAAACGATGG harbors:
- a CDS encoding substrate-binding domain-containing protein, whose translation is MTSISKIGAVAGAIAALLMANAANAAGKIAVITPYLSQPGTQFYVEAFQEEAKTNGWDVNVIDTKGDVAAAISRIEDVSTQKVDAIVINVDPAQVAAGLETAKSDGIPVFGMDAGASPLLVTNVTSNGYAMAADTAAYTANRINGKGNVVMFVFDAFPPVQARGVIADAIFKNNPDIKVVERVTPDVSDGGIADSRAKMEAILTAHPEKGSISAVWAAWDQPALGALQAIEAAGRQDEGIVITGIDANPQARDAIAKGSNFEASMAQDFKGIGRATADAVKRHLAGEKIKQSVIYVPTKLVTSANAKE
- a CDS encoding ProQ/FinO family protein, yielding MAKLWTNSRGPIPASDIDVRRAGAINALLVSPLEILPKEPGDPVRPLAVGIWHEIRPLLKPGIGTTVLRKAMGSYLHSKRYYLASAQPDAMRHDLDGRPVGEISDQDRLAAQESFLTLLKREGKEAPEPTEAPVVIAAPSKAELIRAALLNRRASSAPAN
- a CDS encoding 3'-5' exonuclease, with the protein product MAGMSSAPQLDMFEAANEVSLKVNRAARGRHERAGSLSEDEMVRHLEKTGQFRILRKLVPRTVAPVRRPEFPRVGVIVDTETTGLNHRQDQVIEIGAVSFTYDDAGQIGDVIGLYGGLQQPDGSIPPEITRLTGITDSMVEGQAIDLDLLDQLIAPADLVIAHNARFDRPFCEALSPVFKDKPWACSVSEIDWGARSFEGTKLGYLIGQAGYFHDGHRAVDDCFALLAVLDTRDGEEELPFAELYQTSQRSRARVFAEHSPFEMKDNLKARGYRWSDGSDGRPKSWWIEVDEENLADELDYLRSEIYRWREADPPVKRLTAFDRFRA
- a CDS encoding HAD-IA family hydrolase is translated as MDGLFATSFEAFLFDMDGTILNSAAPSERVWGNWARKLGIPTPNYHGRRANDTVRDLNLPGVDPDAEGAAITAMEIDDVDGVIPIPGAREFLSQLPAERWAVVTSAPKALALRRIAAAGLPSPHLMISAEDISVGKPAPDCYLAATKLLSVNPARCLVFEDADVGISAGEAAGCAVLAITETRHIPLTASKPQVENYLDIRAIAEAREITLIRSANGN
- a CDS encoding LacI family DNA-binding transcriptional regulator; this translates as MNQDRQTKKTTIYDLAELAGTSASAVSAVLNGNWKKRRISVQLADKITKIAEEQGYALNMQASLLRRDRSKIIGMIVPKYDNRYFGSIVETFENMARSRGLFPIITCTRRDPELEVEAARTMLSYQVEWLISTGATDPDRITDICNAAGAHSLNLDLPGAKAVSVISDNFGGARELTRRVLLSYQRKFGSTSPLLFVGGRGSDHNTLERVRGFRAAHEDLGIAVDERHILACGYAPEKAESSLAALAASEGELPRGMFVNSTISLEGVMRWIKTSHHYDNRTPVIGCFDWDPFAALLGGDIEMVRQDVQGMLDAVFEIIDTGRSANKVIQIAPLFVSA
- a CDS encoding ABC transporter substrate-binding protein encodes the protein MLLLSAAAAAVFAGSALADDAATVAFLMPDQASTRYEQHDYPGFKAEMAKLCAGCTVIYQNANADAALQQQQFNSVIAQGAKVIVLDPVDSAAAAGLVEIAHSQDVKVIAYDRPIPDKAADYYVSFDNEGIGYAIAKSLVDHLKANGVAEGAGVLEVNGSPTDAAAGLIRDGIHRGLKDSGYKTLAEFDTPEWAPPKAQEWAAGQITRFGADIKGVVAANDGTGGGVIAAFKAAGVKPVPPVTGNDATIAALQLVISGDQYNTISKPSEIVAAAAAKVAVQLAKGETPAPKTTLYNTPSELFVPAVVTAENIKAEIFDKKIQTPEEICTGEYADGCKKLGITK